CATGCCAAAGACAAGACTCAAGCTCTTTGTTTGAGACCAGGAAGATCCCCTTGTGGATCTTGAAACCAGGAAATGGTTGCAAACCCAGCTCTTAGCTTTGTCACCTGCTTATCTAACAAGTAACAGATGTTTTATTTATACTGTTCTGGTTCCGATTTCTAGCTCCACTTTTTACTATATTCAGTTATGAATTCTATTAACCAACATTAAGAAATTTCTAACGAATGCtacaaattttctcaaaaaaggtTGGGTTTGTACTCTATACCTGTAGCTTCCCCAGAGATGATGAAACATTAACAATTCTTGGCGAATCAGATAGCTGTAGGATGGGAAGTAGTGCTTCAGTCACTCTTTTGGTGCCATAGTAGTTTGCTTGCACACATGCTTCAGCTATGTCATGGGTCACTGATGTCTGTGTTACTAGTTCGCTGTATTTGGCTAACCTAACTTCTTGCTGCATCAGTAAAAACAGTTCagtaattttcatttatttttaggcAGGTGAAGTTTAGCTAAGACACTATCATGACACAGATGGAAAAAATTACTAGAagggtaatctctctctctagatcatCATTGAACTCTAATATTTCACAATCATTCTTGGAACAGTTTATTACAGATCATGAGTTTGGGTTGGAATATGAAGTCATCAAGCATCTAAAATAGTTGACTACAACCTCAGAATTCTACAGAGCAGAAGGTCAAGATATAATTGCCAAGTTCTAATAGTAAAGAAAGGCTTACAGAATCATCCATTGCCATCAAGACTCTGCAAGAATCATCATCTAATTTAATTCCATTAATTCCCGCATTGTTAACCTGCAATGAGTTTCATGTCGAGAAATTTAATCAGGATGAAAGATATCTGCAAATGGGTTCAGTTGAGCATATATACATACAGATTATGTTCCAACTTCCAAAAGTTACCAAGATATCAAGCTTTCCAAACTGGGTTTGGATGAAATCAGCCAGGGAAGCAATACTAGAAGGGTCATTCACATCAAGCTGATGAAAAACCACATCAGAGAGTCCAGACCCTTTGAGCTTCTCAACAGCTTCAATACctttcttctcatctctagCTGTCAAAACAACTGTAACTCCATTGGTGGCTAACTGGTGACATATCTCCAATCCAATCCCTTTATTGGCACCTGTAACAACTGCCAATCTGTAACAGAGTAGTAGAAATTTTAAGATCAATTGGTTGAAGCCTTAAATGGGTTTCACAAGatatgagaaaaataaacaGAGCTGAAATTACCTCTTTGTTGCAGAATCTGTCTTGGTTTCTAGCATTTTGGATGTTGAAAAGTTTCCCTTGCCTTTCTTCTGCGAATCCATCGTTGGTTGAAATTAAGATAGAAATatattttcccattctcttctACGAACAcaatcattgatttttttttttgtattttgtctTTTCTGGAAGACAATCATCGATTGAAATGAAGACAATTATGCATTTTTCTAGCACAAAGTTCAACTGTTTCCCATACCCTTCTTTTGGGAGTGTTTGTCATTGGTCAAAGTTACaacataatttatttttcagcaCATAGCTCAGTGGCTAACTGGCTATGGATTTTATcctccccaaacccccccccccaacaaaaaaaagaagggttcaATGAGCTATGGTTTGGGGTGTGGTCGAACCATCGAACACGATAATTGGATCGAATCGAATTGAACTCTTTGGGATCATGCTTCAGTCGATCAAAGTTCCCTTGAGGGCATCTAAGTCAAAGAGCTATTAatatttttcattgttttcaaAAAGGTTGAGGACCTTGTGGTTCTCTTTGGGAAATGACCTCTCCGTGAAATGGGGTAAGACtgtgcatacattatgaccctccccaggaGCAAtggtgggagaaaaaaaaagattgtcccaataatttaatattttaaaatttgtacAGTTGGGTTTTGTTGTCGACTAATCTAAGTAATAGTTGacattcatcttcttttcttggttTATCCTTGttgccttcttttatttccttccaCAATGTACATTTAAAGACAATTTTCTTTCACCGGAAGCCATCGCTGCTACCACATACAATAAGGGGAGAGAAttggagagagaggaaggtcacATCTGGACCATCCCATCATTTACTTTCCATATGGTAAACCATATTCTCACTCCCTCTTCACTAAAAACAGAATAATATAGAAAAAATTACTGACAATTCACCATGTTTTGAAAAGGGTGACTcaagccaaaaagaaaaattacaaaaaccaaaccaatggTGTCTCTTCAATTCAAACATGTTCAATtagcataaaataaaaaagagtcaATCTGATTGTCTACTACGTAACACTTTCTACGGTTCATACCGTATATAACTATATATGGTCTAACAAAAAGACCCACCAtatcaccaccaccactccccaaaaaaccaaaaaaaaagcctaGGCAACCCTAGCAAGGTCCAAGGGAAGTACAGTTATTTTGTCTCTCAATATTTAAGCAAGCCCATTACCAAACTCAGGGCCAACCCAGGAATCACAGATCCCAAGAATGGATTTGACGTCTTAGGCCAGAGATCACCATAGATAGTCCCATATCGTTAAgctaaaaatattttcttcactTCATGAAATAACACTTCTCACTGCTTTACGTCTCTTCGGAGACATCCGATAAAATTGGAACGATACAGAGAAGATTAGCATGGCCCCTGCGCAAGGATGACACGCACAAATCGAGAAATggtccaaattttttttccatttttttccttcgCTTAATTCTTcccccaattttttttgttcttcttttggTCTGttatttgtttctgtttttcgattgatcttcttacgAATTTTGAAGATCTCTCCTGAACTTCGAAGTTCGAACCCATTTGGTTGCTGAGGATTGAACTGTAAACTAATTCAGTTTCTCTTGCTTTCGGGTATGTTTAAACCTAATAATCAATTGGGTTATGCGGAATTTATTCTAActtttgttgaggttttgatTCTATTGCTTCATAATTGATGATCTTTGTTT
This genomic stretch from Macadamia integrifolia cultivar HAES 741 chromosome 2, SCU_Mint_v3, whole genome shotgun sequence harbors:
- the LOC122072174 gene encoding (+)-neomenthol dehydrogenase-like, whose product is MDSQKKGKGNFSTSKMLETKTDSATKRLAVVTGANKGIGLEICHQLATNGVTVVLTARDEKKGIEAVEKLKGSGLSDVVFHQLDVNDPSSIASLADFIQTQFGKLDILVNNAGINGIKLDDDSCRVLMAMDDSQEVRLAKYSELVTQTSVTHDIAEACVQANYYGTKRVTEALLPILQLSDSPRIVNVSSSLGKLQDISDTWAKEVISDEDGLTEERVDDVLNKFLKDLKGRQGWSAYRMSKAAINAYTRILAKKFPKFRINCVCPGSVKTDLNHNFGWPFTVEQGAAGPVKLALFPDDGPSGLFFFQKEVSTF